The Clostridiales bacterium genome window below encodes:
- a CDS encoding thioesterase, which produces MNPIMTEREYDIHYYEVDYKKRCLITSIMNYFQDIAIFQSMKVGVGIDYLEKNKLAWVLYKWNIHIERYPVYGERVKVGTSPYSFDKFYAFRKFNIADGDNQLLVSADTMWLLLHTENKKPIRIIQPIYDAYNVDKIPKRIPMPAIERMTRVDYEKGFQVRYTDIDTNMHVNNVKYVEWIIETIPVDTVLHYSMEDVLVTYKKETVYGEDIKVQTELMNKGETLECLHRITGKGNIELCIAKTIWKRD; this is translated from the coding sequence ATGAATCCTATAATGACGGAAAGAGAGTATGACATACATTACTATGAGGTTGATTATAAGAAAAGATGTCTTATAACGAGCATAATGAACTATTTTCAGGATATAGCGATATTCCAGAGCATGAAGGTCGGAGTGGGTATCGATTACCTTGAAAAAAACAAACTCGCTTGGGTATTGTATAAATGGAATATCCATATCGAAAGGTATCCCGTGTATGGTGAAAGGGTGAAGGTAGGCACTTCACCTTATTCCTTCGATAAGTTTTATGCATTCAGGAAGTTCAATATTGCAGATGGGGATAATCAATTGTTGGTGAGTGCCGACACGATGTGGCTGCTCCTGCATACTGAGAACAAAAAACCAATCAGGATAATCCAGCCAATATATGATGCATATAATGTTGATAAAATACCCAAAAGGATTCCTATGCCGGCAATCGAAAGGATGACCCGAGTAGATTATGAAAAAGGATTTCAGGTAAGGTATACGGATATAGATACAAATATGCATGTAAACAATGTAAAATATGTCGAATGGATAATCGAAACTATCCCCGTGGATACCGTATTGCATTACAGTATGGAAGATGTCCTCGTTACATATAAAAAGGAAACCGTATATGGTGAAGACATAAAAGTCCAAACCGAGCTGATGAATAAGGGCGAAACCCTGGAGTGCCTTCACAGGATAACTGGCAAGGGAAATATTGAGCTTTGCATTGCGAAAACTATCTGGAAAAGGGATTGA
- a CDS encoding insulinase family protein, producing MKLGIGKTYHGFKLLKQEDIDEIKCAGLLFEHEKSGARLFKMECDDDNKVFSISFRTPPENSKGIPHIIEHTVLCGSKKFPLKDPFIELAKGSLNTFLNAITFSDKTMYPVASRNEKDFFNLMDVYLDAVFNPDIYRIPEIFRQEGWHYELNNKDDRINYKGVVYNEMKGAFSSPESVLFRKVQESLYPDTPYSVESGGDPDCIPDLTIDEFLDFHRKYYHPSNSYIFLYGNGDLQKELEFLDKNYLSSFNRIDVDSRIPLQKPFDRPREINAEYPVSNNDDLRDKTFLDMNFSVGKSTDPEASLAFEILEHLLLETPAAPLKKALIDANIGKDVFGRFDNSIQQMVFSIVVKNSNEDKMERFKEVVRGTLENLAERGIDKKLIEASINIKEFELREADFRGYPKGLIYNIKCMDSWLYGEDPTLHLRFEPSLNKIESALKTDYFEKLIKEYLLDNTHCSMIILKPERGLQEKKDKAIRRELDDYKAKLSESELQKIIDDTARLRKRQSTPDSKEAIETIPLLSISDIKKEEEKLPTEVHEESNVKVLLHPIFTSGIAYLTLYFDARSLPWDLIPYAGLLAEILGRVSLEKLSYGDLSNEININTGGIDFTVESYSKNGSFDEYYPQFVVKSKCLITKIGKLSKLINEIIKYTRFDEEKRIRDIVSEAKSRFEMILFNQGHLMASRRVLSYFSPMGKFDEAVNGISFYKFLCSIERDFDIDDIGRKLESAAELIFNRSNLLVSFVSPKEDYGKLKEILPEITSALNDNRIENAKIDFRESRLNEGLLTQGRVQYVAKGYNFVKLGFKYTGYLQVLRTIASYDYLWNKVRVEGGAYGAFAGFGRGGNMYLSSYRDPNLKETIDVFDNMAGYLKSFNVSDRDMTKYIIGTISRLDYPLTPSLKGQKADIEYISGITYEDMQRERGEVIDCRTNNIRDLSDMIDATMKAGYFCVLGNENKIKQNKGMFESLVKVIE from the coding sequence ATGAAATTAGGAATCGGAAAGACCTACCATGGTTTTAAGCTTTTGAAACAGGAGGATATAGACGAAATAAAATGCGCCGGCTTGTTGTTCGAGCATGAAAAAAGCGGTGCAAGGCTATTTAAGATGGAATGCGACGATGATAACAAAGTGTTTTCTATAAGCTTCAGGACGCCGCCTGAAAACAGCAAGGGCATACCGCATATAATCGAGCATACGGTACTTTGCGGTTCAAAAAAGTTTCCTTTGAAGGATCCTTTTATAGAGCTTGCCAAGGGTTCGCTTAATACATTTTTGAATGCTATAACATTTTCGGATAAAACCATGTATCCTGTTGCCAGCAGAAATGAGAAAGACTTTTTCAATCTTATGGATGTATACCTTGATGCGGTGTTTAATCCTGACATTTATAGAATTCCGGAAATTTTCAGGCAGGAAGGATGGCATTATGAGCTAAACAACAAGGACGACAGAATAAACTATAAGGGCGTCGTTTATAATGAGATGAAGGGAGCCTTTTCATCCCCCGAATCGGTATTGTTCAGAAAGGTGCAGGAATCGTTATATCCCGATACGCCGTACAGCGTTGAATCAGGCGGCGACCCCGACTGCATACCGGATCTTACTATAGATGAGTTTCTGGATTTTCACAGAAAGTATTATCATCCTTCGAACAGTTATATATTTTTATATGGTAACGGAGACTTGCAAAAAGAACTGGAATTCTTAGATAAAAACTATCTTTCATCATTTAATAGAATCGATGTCGATTCGAGGATTCCGCTGCAGAAGCCATTTGACAGGCCCCGTGAAATAAATGCGGAATATCCCGTGTCAAATAATGACGATCTTAGGGATAAAACTTTTCTGGATATGAATTTCTCCGTGGGAAAGTCGACAGACCCTGAAGCATCTCTGGCATTTGAGATACTTGAGCATCTTTTGCTTGAGACCCCGGCGGCGCCTCTTAAAAAGGCATTGATAGATGCAAATATAGGCAAGGATGTATTCGGAAGGTTCGACAACAGCATCCAGCAGATGGTATTCAGCATAGTTGTCAAGAATTCAAACGAAGACAAGATGGAGAGGTTTAAGGAAGTAGTGCGGGGTACATTGGAGAATCTGGCAGAAAGAGGTATAGATAAAAAGCTGATAGAGGCTTCCATAAACATAAAAGAATTTGAACTTCGTGAAGCGGATTTTCGCGGGTATCCAAAGGGGCTTATCTATAATATAAAATGCATGGATAGCTGGCTTTATGGTGAGGACCCAACCCTTCATTTAAGGTTTGAACCGTCTTTGAATAAGATAGAGTCTGCTCTTAAGACAGACTATTTTGAAAAGCTGATAAAAGAGTATCTGCTCGATAATACGCATTGCTCGATGATAATATTAAAGCCCGAAAGAGGACTTCAGGAAAAAAAGGATAAAGCGATACGAAGGGAACTTGACGACTACAAGGCTAAGCTGTCGGAGAGTGAACTGCAAAAAATCATCGATGATACTGCAAGGCTGAGAAAGAGGCAATCGACACCGGATTCCAAAGAAGCGATAGAAACAATTCCTCTTCTCTCTATTTCTGATATTAAAAAGGAAGAGGAGAAGCTTCCGACCGAAGTGCATGAGGAATCAAATGTAAAGGTATTGTTGCATCCGATATTTACTTCGGGGATTGCATATTTGACTCTTTATTTTGATGCAAGAAGCCTTCCATGGGACCTTATACCATATGCGGGCCTGCTTGCTGAAATTTTAGGAAGGGTTAGCTTGGAGAAGCTAAGTTATGGCGACCTTTCCAATGAGATAAACATAAATACAGGCGGTATCGACTTTACCGTTGAGTCTTATTCTAAAAATGGAAGCTTCGATGAATACTATCCACAGTTCGTTGTAAAATCGAAGTGCTTAATTACAAAAATCGGCAAGCTTTCGAAGCTTATAAATGAAATTATTAAATATACGAGATTTGATGAAGAAAAGCGTATAAGGGACATTGTAAGCGAGGCAAAATCCAGATTTGAAATGATACTTTTCAATCAGGGACATTTGATGGCTTCAAGGAGGGTTCTTTCATATTTTTCTCCTATGGGAAAATTTGATGAAGCTGTAAACGGCATAAGCTTTTATAAGTTTTTATGTTCCATCGAAAGGGATTTTGATATAGATGATATAGGACGCAAGCTTGAAAGTGCTGCAGAACTTATCTTTAACAGAAGCAATCTTTTGGTAAGTTTTGTATCGCCAAAAGAGGATTATGGCAAGTTGAAAGAAATCCTTCCTGAAATTACAAGCGCCCTTAATGACAACAGGATAGAAAATGCAAAAATTGATTTTCGCGAATCCAGATTGAATGAGGGTCTCCTCACGCAGGGCAGGGTACAGTATGTGGCAAAGGGGTATAATTTTGTCAAGCTTGGGTTTAAGTATACAGGATATCTGCAGGTGCTGAGAACTATTGCAAGCTATGATTATCTGTGGAATAAGGTTCGTGTTGAAGGCGGAGCATATGGAGCATTTGCTGGTTTCGGAAGAGGCGGAAACATGTATTTATCATCATACCGCGACCCCAACCTGAAAGAGACGATAGATGTTTTCGATAATATGGCCGGATACCTTAAAAGCTTTAATGTAAGCGACAGAGACATGACAAAATATATTATAGGTACCATAAGCAGGCTCGATTATCCGCTTACGCCGTCGCTGAAAGGGCAAAAGGCCGACATAGAATATATAAGCGGAATAACATATGAGGATATGCAAAGAGAAAGAGGCGAAGTTATAGACTGCAGGACAAATAATATCAGGGATCTTTCGGATATGATAGATGCGACTATGAAGGCGGGGTATTTTTGCGTGTTGGGAAACGAGAATAAGATAAAGCAAAATAAGGGAATGTTTGAAAGCCTGGTAAAAGTAATAGAATAG
- a CDS encoding Veg family protein codes for MKSINELELPSNGQTVIIKEIFGKKKIRQSECIVKGIYPNFIVVEHVNSKVRESFMKVDFFTGILKFEKCS; via the coding sequence ATGAAAAGCATAAATGAGCTTGAGCTGCCAAGCAATGGACAGACTGTAATAATTAAGGAGATATTCGGCAAAAAGAAGATAAGGCAGAGTGAATGCATCGTAAAGGGCATATATCCGAACTTCATAGTTGTAGAACATGTCAACAGCAAAGTAAGAGAATCATTCATGAAGGTCGATTTTTTTACCGGAATCCTTAAGTTTGAGAAATGTTCATAA
- a CDS encoding MFS transporter — protein sequence MGIERNIFFAGLTSFLTDTSVKMIYAVMPLFLLSIGASKTMLSLIEGIAEGTASFLKALSGWWSDRIGKNKPFMIIGYGITAIITPIYAFVVSPIQVLVFRFIERVGKGIRTAPRDSLIAGSTVGNNAGRSFGFHKAMDNSGAVIGPLIALFLLWIFPKDYRKVFLYATIPAILGVMSILFFITEAKKSRENLPGKIAVGDFSKKFYLFLFIAFIFTLGNSTDALLLVKAKDTGFSDVDIVLLFLIFNTVSVLLAVPLGTLSDKIGREKLIISGYFLYAVIYFAFGRTSLKSVIAILFALYGIYSAATDGIQKALVSDLIDKDKRGTGLGLYNAIIGVTLLPASLIGGILYDKVNNRAPFYFGALMALISSIMLFMFYRRINRPKARKASL from the coding sequence ATGGGTATCGAAAGAAATATTTTTTTTGCTGGGCTTACAAGTTTCCTGACCGATACTTCGGTTAAAATGATATATGCGGTAATGCCCTTATTTCTGCTTTCCATAGGGGCATCGAAAACCATGCTTTCGCTTATCGAGGGAATAGCCGAAGGCACTGCATCCTTCTTAAAAGCGCTATCAGGCTGGTGGAGCGACAGAATAGGCAAAAATAAGCCATTTATGATAATAGGTTATGGTATTACAGCCATAATAACTCCGATTTATGCGTTTGTCGTATCACCCATTCAGGTTTTGGTCTTCAGATTTATAGAAAGAGTGGGAAAGGGTATAAGGACGGCTCCGAGAGACAGCCTTATCGCGGGTTCCACCGTTGGAAACAACGCTGGCAGAAGTTTCGGCTTCCATAAGGCGATGGATAATTCCGGAGCTGTCATCGGACCGCTTATTGCGCTTTTTTTGCTCTGGATATTTCCAAAAGATTACAGGAAAGTATTTTTGTATGCTACTATTCCTGCAATATTAGGTGTCATGTCCATATTGTTTTTCATCACAGAGGCTAAAAAGAGTAGAGAAAATTTACCGGGAAAAATAGCCGTTGGAGATTTTTCAAAGAAGTTTTATTTATTTTTGTTTATTGCCTTTATATTTACACTCGGAAATTCCACAGACGCACTGCTTCTTGTAAAAGCAAAGGATACAGGGTTTAGCGATGTAGACATAGTGCTTTTGTTTCTTATATTCAATACTGTATCCGTACTTCTTGCAGTACCCTTAGGGACGCTTTCGGACAAAATAGGAAGGGAAAAACTTATAATATCAGGATATTTCCTGTATGCAGTAATTTATTTTGCATTTGGCAGAACATCTCTTAAATCGGTTATTGCCATTCTGTTTGCTCTCTATGGGATATACAGTGCAGCGACGGATGGTATACAGAAGGCTCTTGTATCGGATCTGATAGATAAAGATAAAAGGGGCACGGGGCTTGGCCTTTACAACGCCATAATAGGTGTTACGCTGCTTCCTGCAAGCCTGATCGGAGGTATCCTATATGATAAAGTAAACAACAGGGCGCCATTTTATTTTGGGGCTTTGATGGCGCTGATATCGTCGATTATGCTGTTCATGTTTTACAGAAGAATAAACAGGCCTAAAGCTCGGAAAGCTTCATTATAA
- a CDS encoding chromate resistance protein ChrB, whose translation MERGNFLFISYSLPSEPSRIRVSTWRWLKKIGALNIQKSLWLLPDTEDTKDSLKKIKDYIENEKGSVYIASGNFLYGKEDIKGKFIDEINREYEELLGFCTRFHEEMKKETQKENFTFAELEENDEELKKLYSWFEKINKRDYFKSEKGEAINKEIQLCSNEFEEFSKTVYERNNIV comes from the coding sequence TTGGAAAGAGGTAATTTTTTGTTTATATCCTATAGTTTGCCTTCGGAACCTTCCAGAATAAGGGTTTCAACATGGAGGTGGCTTAAGAAAATAGGCGCACTGAATATACAAAAGTCGTTATGGCTTCTCCCCGATACGGAAGATACAAAAGATTCTTTAAAGAAAATAAAGGATTACATAGAAAATGAAAAAGGTTCCGTTTATATTGCATCGGGGAACTTTTTATATGGAAAGGAGGACATAAAGGGGAAATTCATCGATGAGATCAACCGCGAATATGAAGAACTTTTGGGATTTTGCACGAGATTCCATGAAGAGATGAAAAAGGAGACTCAGAAAGAGAACTTTACATTTGCTGAACTTGAGGAAAACGACGAGGAATTAAAAAAGCTATACAGCTGGTTTGAAAAGATAAATAAGAGGGATTATTTCAAATCCGAGAAAGGCGAGGCAATAAATAAGGAAATACAGCTTTGCAGTAATGAGTTCGAGGAATTCTCGAAAACAGTCTATGAAAGGAATAATATTGTATAG
- a CDS encoding HAD family hydrolase, with protein MALYDIVLFDLDGTLTDSKIGITKSVQYALSKFGIIEDNLDNLKPFIGPPLADSFMEFYNFTFDEAKQAIEYYREYYKDKGMFENKTYDGIDDLLESLKKAGRNLTVATSKPTFFSEKILKHFNIDGYFEFIVGSELDGRRASKTDVIEYAISQLHCTRKEKIVMVGDRKHDVLGAKANGIDCIAVLYGYGSSAELKEAGPKYTIDTVQNLKKLLLR; from the coding sequence TTGGCTTTATATGACATAGTTTTATTTGACCTTGACGGAACATTGACTGATTCTAAAATAGGCATCACCAAATCGGTACAGTATGCCCTTTCGAAATTCGGCATTATAGAAGATAACCTGGATAATCTTAAGCCATTTATAGGCCCTCCCCTTGCCGATTCCTTTATGGAATTTTACAATTTTACCTTTGATGAAGCGAAACAGGCCATAGAATATTACAGAGAATACTATAAGGATAAAGGTATGTTTGAAAATAAAACGTATGACGGTATCGATGATCTGCTGGAAAGTTTGAAAAAAGCAGGGCGCAATCTTACAGTTGCAACTTCAAAACCCACATTTTTTTCTGAAAAGATATTGAAGCATTTTAATATAGATGGCTACTTTGAATTCATAGTTGGAAGCGAACTTGACGGCAGGCGTGCCTCGAAAACAGATGTAATCGAATATGCCATATCGCAGTTGCATTGCACCCGAAAAGAAAAAATAGTGATGGTAGGCGATAGAAAACATGACGTATTGGGGGCTAAAGCGAACGGAATAGACTGCATAGCCGTTTTATACGGTTACGGTTCTTCCGCGGAACTTAAAGAGGCCGGCCCCAAATATACAATAGACACCGTTCAGAATTTAAAAAAGCTCTTATTGAGATAG
- a CDS encoding cation-translocating P-type ATPase, producing MMGKSIRGLTTLQAKELQKKYGLNEYVKSNKLNPIKKFISIFKEPMFLLLIGTGFIYILLGEIQEAFIMMIFVCFVIMITFVQEWRTEKMVDALKALTSPRVSALRDDAVKKIKSCELVPQDIIFLSEGERIPADCAVIDASNFSVDESVLTGESEPVFKSSHADIKASNRKDYWKDDMVYAGTLSLFGKCTAKVVSTGFNTEYGKISKAISETKEEPTPLQKKIHALVKNLAIMGVFLCTAVILLSYMYTHRLIPSILSGITLAMAIIPEEFPVVLTVFLSLGAFRLAKRNALMRKVSAVETLGCATVLAVDKTGTITKNNMEVKKIYTDKIYDADKFSDPSFSDLMVLSCEKDPYDPMEKAIINNSKKNINDISKLYSLKADLKIAFDPAKKRMANVYHTDKGYYAAAKGSPETIIPLCSLSNGKKSEIEDIIDEMAGRGLRVIAFADAYTSELSKDLEDYPLRFKGLIGLLNPPKDGVKEAVNLCKSAGIRVIMITGDYNKTAMAIGNEIGLSLKDCAITGNEIDNMSDSELCEAVKHCDIFSRVIPKHKMRIVKALKANGEIVAMTGDGVNDAPALKNANIGIAMGKRGTEVAKQASHMILMDDNFTTIVSSVKDGRRIFDNIRKAIVYILVIHIPIIALSLFTPVFNLPQILLPVHVVLLELIIDPTCSIIFEAEEAEADIMKRPPKLPSEPLLPKNLTAKVILQGTSMFLASFVPFHYLVDTGTPIDTARSFALLTLIVSNVVLVLVNRTDTQFLWHIFKEGKNNARLLINSLSIIFMLMIIYVPLLNTVFKTGPLSLHMLVISVFTGIISSIWWEIVKLADKL from the coding sequence ATGATGGGGAAAAGTATCAGGGGTTTGACGACACTACAGGCAAAAGAACTGCAAAAAAAATATGGTCTCAATGAATATGTAAAAAGCAACAAATTAAACCCTATAAAGAAATTTATCAGTATTTTCAAAGAACCTATGTTTTTGCTCCTCATAGGGACAGGATTTATTTACATCCTGCTTGGGGAAATCCAGGAGGCTTTTATCATGATGATATTTGTATGCTTTGTCATCATGATCACATTTGTACAGGAATGGAGAACGGAAAAGATGGTAGATGCCCTTAAGGCATTAACTTCACCTCGGGTTTCCGCTCTCAGGGATGATGCCGTTAAAAAAATAAAAAGCTGCGAGCTGGTTCCGCAGGATATCATTTTTCTCTCTGAAGGCGAAAGAATTCCTGCAGACTGTGCTGTAATCGATGCTTCCAACTTTTCTGTAGATGAATCTGTATTGACAGGCGAATCCGAACCCGTTTTTAAAAGCAGTCATGCAGATATCAAGGCTTCGAATAGAAAGGATTACTGGAAGGATGATATGGTCTATGCAGGTACGCTGTCTTTGTTCGGCAAGTGTACGGCTAAAGTCGTTTCAACCGGCTTTAATACCGAATACGGAAAAATAAGCAAAGCAATAAGTGAAACAAAGGAAGAACCGACACCTCTTCAGAAAAAAATACATGCACTGGTAAAGAATCTGGCGATTATGGGAGTATTCCTCTGTACAGCCGTTATACTCCTCTCATATATGTATACCCACAGGCTGATTCCAAGCATATTGTCCGGCATCACACTTGCCATGGCGATTATACCTGAAGAGTTTCCCGTGGTGCTTACCGTATTCTTATCGTTAGGTGCATTCAGGCTTGCTAAAAGAAATGCCCTTATGCGCAAGGTATCTGCAGTGGAAACCCTTGGCTGTGCAACGGTGCTGGCAGTGGATAAAACAGGCACCATTACAAAAAACAATATGGAAGTTAAAAAGATATACACGGATAAAATATATGACGCTGATAAGTTCAGCGATCCGTCTTTCAGTGATCTTATGGTATTATCCTGCGAGAAGGATCCATATGATCCTATGGAAAAAGCGATCATAAATAATTCAAAAAAGAATATAAATGATATTTCAAAATTATACAGCCTGAAGGCAGACCTTAAAATAGCTTTTGATCCTGCCAAAAAGCGTATGGCCAATGTTTACCATACGGACAAAGGTTATTATGCAGCGGCAAAGGGCTCACCTGAAACGATAATTCCCTTATGCAGTTTAAGTAATGGGAAAAAATCAGAAATTGAGGATATAATCGATGAAATGGCGGGCAGGGGTTTAAGAGTAATTGCATTTGCCGATGCATATACATCGGAACTGTCCAAAGATCTGGAAGATTATCCTTTACGATTTAAAGGCCTTATCGGGCTTTTGAATCCCCCAAAAGATGGAGTCAAAGAGGCGGTTAACCTTTGCAAAAGCGCCGGCATCAGAGTTATCATGATTACAGGAGATTACAATAAAACAGCAATGGCGATAGGCAATGAAATCGGACTGTCACTTAAAGATTGCGCTATAACCGGCAATGAAATCGATAATATGAGTGACAGTGAACTCTGCGAAGCCGTCAAACACTGCGATATTTTCTCAAGAGTCATCCCTAAGCATAAGATGAGGATCGTGAAAGCATTAAAAGCCAACGGCGAAATTGTCGCGATGACAGGAGACGGCGTCAATGACGCCCCCGCATTAAAAAATGCCAATATAGGCATCGCCATGGGCAAAAGAGGAACGGAGGTCGCAAAGCAGGCATCTCATATGATACTCATGGATGACAATTTTACGACGATCGTAAGTTCCGTTAAAGATGGGCGGAGAATATTTGACAATATAAGAAAAGCAATAGTATATATACTCGTCATTCATATACCGATAATTGCTTTATCGCTGTTTACACCTGTATTCAACCTTCCGCAGATATTGCTTCCTGTTCATGTTGTTCTTCTTGAACTTATAATAGATCCGACATGTTCTATTATATTTGAAGCGGAAGAAGCTGAAGCGGATATAATGAAGCGTCCCCCGAAGCTGCCGTCGGAGCCCCTTCTGCCTAAGAATCTGACGGCAAAGGTTATTCTTCAGGGAACATCGATGTTTTTGGCCTCATTTGTCCCCTTTCACTACCTTGTCGATACAGGTACGCCCATAGATACCGCAAGGAGCTTTGCGCTGCTGACTTTAATCGTATCGAATGTGGTGCTTGTACTTGTAAACAGGACCGATACGCAGTTTTTATGGCATATTTTTAAAGAAGGGAAAAACAATGCAAGGCTTCTTATAAACAGTTTATCTATCATTTTTATGCTTATGATAATATATGTGCCGCTTTTAAATACTGTTTTTAAAACGGGACCTTTGAGCCTCCACATGCTTGTTATTTCCGTATTCACGGGAATTATATCTTCCATCTGGTGGGAAATTGTAAAATTAGCCGACAAGCTCTAA